One region of Faecalibacter bovis genomic DNA includes:
- the ctlX gene encoding citrulline utilization hydrolase CtlX: MKKQQYTNTILMVEPVNFNYNPQTAVNNYFQNEADEQAEIVQNQALEEFKNMVSALRSKGVNVITIKDTQNPHTPDSIFPNNWISFHEDGTVVQYPMYAENRRLERREEDVLSLLEEKGFNIIDVLDFTTAEEEEIYLEGTGSIILDRQNDIAYAAISQRTDEELFIEFCEELEYSPMIFTANQTVDGKRLPIYHTNVMMCIADEYAVICLSTIDDKKERKYVVENLKDTGKEIIAITEEQMHQFAGNMLQVGGLGQKYLVMSQTAFNSLTTEQIAAIEKYNPILPVKIDMIEKLGGGSARCMMAEIFLPKA; encoded by the coding sequence ATGAAAAAACAACAATATACTAATACAATTTTGATGGTTGAACCTGTGAATTTTAATTATAATCCACAGACAGCTGTAAACAATTATTTTCAGAATGAAGCTGATGAACAAGCAGAAATTGTTCAAAATCAAGCGTTAGAAGAATTTAAAAATATGGTTTCGGCTTTACGATCAAAAGGAGTAAATGTTATCACCATAAAAGATACCCAAAATCCTCATACTCCGGATTCTATTTTTCCAAATAATTGGATTTCATTTCATGAAGATGGAACTGTGGTACAATACCCAATGTATGCTGAAAATAGAAGGCTTGAACGTAGGGAAGAAGATGTGCTTTCACTTTTAGAGGAAAAGGGATTTAACATAATTGATGTTTTAGATTTTACAACTGCAGAGGAAGAAGAAATTTATTTAGAAGGTACAGGTAGTATTATTTTAGATCGTCAAAATGATATTGCTTATGCGGCAATTTCTCAACGTACTGATGAAGAGTTGTTTATAGAATTTTGTGAAGAATTAGAATATTCTCCAATGATATTTACAGCGAATCAAACAGTTGATGGTAAGCGTTTACCTATTTATCATACAAATGTAATGATGTGTATTGCTGATGAATATGCAGTAATTTGTTTGTCTACAATAGACGATAAAAAGGAAAGAAAATACGTTGTTGAGAATTTGAAAGATACTGGAAAAGAGATTATTGCAATTACGGAAGAGCAAATGCATCAATTTGCAGGAAATATGTTACAAGTTGGTGGGTTAGGGCAGAAATATTTAGTAATGTCACAAACTGCTTTTAATTCTTTAACTACAGAACAAATTGCTGCAATTGAAAAATACAATCCAATTTTACCAGTGAAAATTGATATGATTGAAAAATTGGGTGGTGGTTCTGCCCGTTGTATGATGGCAGAAATCTTTTTACCTAAAGCATAA